In a single window of the Anas acuta chromosome 24, bAnaAcu1.1, whole genome shotgun sequence genome:
- the LMOD1 gene encoding leiomodin-1, with protein sequence MSKVAKYRRQVSEDPDIDSLLSTLSPEEMEELEKELDVVDSDGSIPLEQSQKNQTENSPTSPQNCDAVLNHCEKDTKKRLQREQSIDETRLAEKKQEAKSGEEKGKEAPSKDLARKRDTGVGKDSKKEESAQKTDPKAKAEAESKTKDGKAINDKVKAMEKKLMGKDKKEEEKDSVVKKEKGKDKKEEEKGSVLKKDTGKDKKEEEKGSVLKKDAGKDKKEEEKGSTAKKETGKDKKEEEKGSALKKGTEKDKKEEKKSSASKTEAEKDKKEEEKKEKDKKEEEKKEKDKKEEEKKEKDKKEEKKSSDLKKSKADEKEEPQPEAEKAAEEKQEAKATAAAESSPSKPATGSSPDQAKEDEASSIFDELIEKVKNNDAEVTEVNVNNSDCINNETLVRFTEALEFNTVVKLFALANTRADDHVAFAIAIMLKSNKVLTSINLDSNHITGKGILAIFRALLQNNTLTELRFHNQRHICGGKTEMEIAKLLKENTTLLKLGYHFELAGPRMTVTNLLSRNMDKQRQKRLQEQKLAQERGEKKDLLEVPKVGAPKGSPKGSPQPSPKASPKNSPKKGGAPAAPPPPPPPLAPPLINENLRNSLSPATQRKMGDRALPVQEKNSRDQLLAAIRSSNLKQLKKVDLPKLLQ encoded by the exons ATGTCCAAAGTTGCCAAATATCGGCGACAAGTGAGTGAAGATCCGGACATCGACAGCTTGTTGTCGACTCTGTctccagaggagatggaggagctggagaaggagctggaTGTGGTGGATTCGGATGGAAGCATCCCTCTGGAGCAGAGTCAGAAAAACCAAACGGAGAATTCGCCGACCAGCCCGCAGAACTGCGACGCGGTGCTCAACCACTGTGAGAAGGACACCAAGAAACGTCTCCAGAGGGAGCAATCGATAGAC GAAACCAGACTGGCCGAGAAGAAGCAGGAAGCCAAGagtggagaagaaaagggaaaggaagctCCGTCCAAAGACCTGGCCCGGAAACGAGATACAGGAGTGGGGAAAGACTcgaaaaaggaagaaagtgcTCAGAAGACAGACCCAAAGGCTAAAGCTGAGGCTGAGAGCAAAACCAAGGATGGGAAAGCCATCAACGACAAGGTCAAGGCCATGGAGAAAAAGCTGAtggggaaggacaagaaggaggaagagaaggattCAGTGGtaaagaaggagaaggggaaggacaaaaaggaagaggagaagggcTCAGTGTTAAAGAAGGACACGGGGAAGgataaaaaggaggaggagaagggctcAGTATTAAAGAAGGATGCAGGGAAGgataaaaaggaggaagagaagggctCAACAGCAAAGAAGGAGACAgggaaggacaagaaggaagaagaaaagggttCAGCATTGAAGAAGGGCACGGAGAAggacaaaaaggaggaaaagaagagttCAGCATCGaagacagaggcagaaaaagacaaaaaggaagaagagaagaaagaaaaagacaaaaaagaagaagagaagaaagaaaaagacaaaaaagaagaagagaagaaagaaaaagataaaaaagaagagaaaaagagttcAGATCTGAAAAAATCAAAGGCAGATGAGAAGGAGGAACCTCAGCCAGAGGCAGAAAAGGCAGCGGAGGAGAAACAGGAGGCCAAGGCGACGGCGGCGGCCGAGAGCAGCCCCTCCAAGCCTGCCACCGGCAGCTCCCCAGACCAGGCCAAGGAAGATGAAGCTTCCAGCATCTTCGATGAGCTCATCGAGAAGGTGAAGAACAACGACGCAGAGGTGACCGAAGTCAACGTGAACAACTCGGACTGCATCAACAACGAGACCCTGGTGCGCTTCACCGAGGCCCTGGAGTTCAACACGGTGGTCAAGCTGTTCGCGCTGGCCAACACCCGCGCCGACGACCATGTGGCCTTCGCCATCGCCATCATGCTCAAATCCAACAAGGTGCTGACGAGCATCAACCTGGACTCCAACCACATCACGGGCAAGGGCATCCTGGCCATTTTCCGGGCGCTGCTGCAGAACAACACGCTGACGGAGCTGCGCTTCCACAACCAGCGGCACATCTGCGGGGGGAAGACGGAGATGGAGATCGCCAAGCTCCTGAAGGAAAACACCACGCTGCTCAAGCTGGGCTACCACTTCGAGCTGGCCGGGCCTCGCATGACGGTCACCAACCTGCTGAGCCGAAACATGGACAAACAGAGGCAGAAACGCCTCCAGGAGCAGAAACTGGCACAGGAGCGCGGGGAGAAGAAGGACCTGCTGGAGGTGCCCAAGGTCGGAGCCCCGAAGGGGTCCCCCAAGGGGTCCCCGCAGCCATCCCCCAAGGCTTCCCCCAAAAACTCTCCCAAGAAAGGGGGAGCacccgccgcgccgcccccgcctcctcctccgctcGCCCCGCCGCTGATCAACGAGAACCTGAGGAACTCGCTCTCGCCGGCCACGCAGAGGAAAATGGGAGACCGGGCGCTGCCAGTCCAGGAGAAGAACTCGCGGGACCAGCTCCTGGCGGCCATCCGCTCCAGCAACCTCAAACAGCTCAAGAAG GTGGATTTACCGAAGCTGCTGCAGTAG
- the TIMM17A gene encoding mitochondrial import inner membrane translocase subunit Tim17-A, with the protein MEEYAREPCPWRIVDDCGGAFTMGAIGGGIFQAIKGFRNSPVGVNHRLRGSLTAIKTRAPQLGGSFAVWGGLFSMIDCSMVRMRGKEDPWNSITSGALTGAILAARNGPVAMVGSAAMGGILLALIEGAGILLTRFASTQFPNGPQFSDDPSQLQPPPFSDYRQYQ; encoded by the exons ATGGAGGAGTACGCGCGAGAGCCCTG TCCCTGGAGGATCGTGGATGACTGCGGAGGTGCTTTCACGATGGGAGCGATAGGAGGTGGCATTTTTCAAGCTATCAAGGGGTTCAGAAATTCCCCAGTG GGGGTAAACCACCGGCTGCGGGGAAGTCTGACAGCTATTAAAACAAGAGCTCCACAACTGGGAG GTAGCTTTGCTGTCTGGGGAGGTCTCTTCTCCATGATTGACTGCAGTATGGTCAGAATGAGAGGCAAAGAAGATCCATGGAATTCAATCACAAGCGGAGCCCTAACTGGAGCCATATTAGCTGCCAGAA ATGGACCTGTTGCCATGGTTGGGTCTGCTGCAATGGGAGGAATTCTCCTAGCTTTAATTGAAGGAGCTGGTATTCTCTTAACAAGATTTGCCTCCACACAGTTCCCTAATG GCCCTCAGTTTTCAGACGATCCCTCCCAGTTGCAGCCACCTCCATTTAGCGACTACAGACAATACCAGTGA